CAGCACGCGGCTGCGCCCGCCGCCTCCGGCCTCGCGCTGCCAGTTATCTTCCTGAAATTCACCGCCGTCTGCGGCAGCCAGTTTCTGGCAGATCTCATCCTGCAGCTGCAGCAGGAAGGTTTTGACCAGTTGAGCATCGGGTTTCATCAACGTTTCCTGGAGTGCGCTTTTTGGTTATCGAACCAGTTGAAGTAACTGATAATGCCGGAGGCGATAGCGTTGGCGATCTTCTGACGAAACGCCGTGGTGCCGAGGAGCCGCTCTTCTTCCGGGTTGGTAATAAAGGACGTTTCCACCAGCACGGACGGGATGGACGGCGACTTCAGCACCACGAATGCCGCCTGCTCGGTGCCTTTACTGTGCAGACGATGCACTGGCTTAATCTTCTTCAGAATATGCGAGCCGAGCGTCAGGCTGTTTTTAATCGTATCCGTCTGCACGAGGTCGAACAGCACCTGCTGTAGCAGATGATCTTTGTCGGTGGCTTTTTTCCCGGCGACTTCATCCGCCCGGTTTTCGCGGTCGGAGAGGTATTTTGCCATGGCGCTACTGGCACCACGGTTAGAGAGTGCAAACACCGAGGCGCCTGCCGCAGAAGGGTTGGTAAAGCCGTCGGCGTGAATCGACATAAACAGATCCGCACCGTGCTGGTGGGCGATCTCAACGCGGTCATACAGCGGAATAAAGGTGTCGCCAGAGCGCGTCAGACGGGCGTCAATGCCGTTGCTGCGTAAAATTGCGCGCACATTTTTTGCAATTGCCAGCACGACGTGTTTTTCTTTCGACCCGTTTTTGCCGATGGCGCCGGTATCAATACCGCCGTGGCCCGGGTCGAGCATTACCAGACGCTTCGCGCCCGGCTTTTTGGTTTTCGGTTTGCTGTGTCCGTTACTGGTTTTGAGCGTGCTCTCGTCTTTCGCCTGAGCCTGCTTTGCGATGCCCGTTAACGTTAAGGCCGCCAGCCCCGCTTTGAGAACCTGACGACGCGATGTGAGTGCTTTTAATGGTTTGAATGTGCTCATGCGGCCTGAATACTAAAAAATGGGGTCCTGGTGTTATATCGTATCGTGTTTCCCGTTACGACAGTCCATGTTGAGAATTGTTTTACTTTTCATTTCAATACGTGACAAAGTGACATTATGCCAAATTTTGGCGAGATTTTCCCCGGTTATTGGCGAAAGGCGAGCTTCGCGCCATAATCACTGTTTTTAAACCCGAAAAGGCGGTTAATACCATGGAGATACGCGTTTTTCGCCAGGAAGATTTCGAAGAGGTGATCACCCTTTGGGAGCGCTGCGATCTGCTGCGTCCGTGGAACGATCCGGAAATGGATATCGAACGTAAGTTGAATCACGACGTCAGTCTGTTTCTGGTCGCGGAAGTCAATGGCGAGGTTGTGGGGACGGTCATGGGCGGTTATGACGGCCACCGCGGCTCGGCCTATTATCTGGGCGTCCACCCGGAATACCGTGGCCGCGGCATTGCCAATGCGCTGCTGAACCGGCTCGAGAAGAAGCTGATCGCCCGCGGCTGCCCGAAAATCCAGATCATGGTACGGGAAGATAACGACGTGGTGCTGGGCATGTATGAGCGTCTGGGCTACGAGCATTCCGACGTGCTGAGTTTAGGAAAGCGTCTGATCGAAGATGAAGAGTACTGAGATCCATCCGGCAGACTATGACGCGCAGGGCCGCGTCAGGCTGCCCTTTTTATTCTGGTGCGTTATGCTGCTCCAGGCCCGGACCTGGGTGCTGTTTGTGATGGCCGCCGCGTCTCGCGGGCAGGGCGACACGCTGCTGAATCTCTTTTATCCCGATCACGACGCCTTCTGGCTCGGCTTACTGCCGGGCGTACCGGCGGTGGTCGCTTTTTTGTGCAGCGGACGACGGCATGCGATCCCACGTTTCTGGCGCGCGCTTCGCTGGCTGCTGATCCTCGCCCAGGTTGCGCTGCTCTTCTGGCAGCCGGTACTCTGGTGGTACGGTGAACCGCCGACGGGCACCGGCGTTGCGCTGGTGGTTGCAGATATTGTGGCCCTGCTGTGGCTGCTGACCAACCCGCGTCTTCGCGCCTGTTTTGCGCATCAGGATGATTAATCCGGCACTTTTTGCCGATGCCGCACTCCAACAAGCGTTGATTTAACAAGAAAGGACGTTTCAATGAAATCGCTGCGTTTACTTTTATGCGCTCTCCCGCTGGCCTTGACCGGCTGTTCGACGCTCTCCTCCATTAACTGGTCAGCCGCGTATCCGTGGAACTGGTTTGGCTCATCAACGGAAGTGACCGAGCAGGGCGTGGGGAAAATTACCGCCGCGACGTCGCTGGATCATGACGCTATTCAGGATGCGCTCAGCAGCGATTACCGCCTGCGCAGCGGCATGAAAACGGAGAATGGCAATATTGTTCGCTATTACGAAGCGCTGAAAGGCGACAAGCTGGCGCTGGTGATTAACGGTGACAAAGGCACCGTAAACCGTATCGCTGTGATGGATGAAGATATTCCGACGGCGAGCGGTGTGAAGGTGGGTACGCCGTTCAGCGACCTTTATAAGCAGGCCTTTGGCAACTGCACCAGCCTGCCGTCTGACGACAAGGTCGCGGTGGAATGTAAGGCTGAAGGCAGCCAGCACATCAGCTATGTCTTCACCGGAACCTGGAGCGGCCCGGAAGGTCTGATGCCGTCTGACGACACGCTCAGGAGCTGGAAAGTGAGCAAAATACTCTGGAAGCAGTAATTTGCGCCTGAACAAACCGCCTCGCTGAAATCCGGGTATAATAGCCGCCATCAATGCCACGCTGACGTGGCATCTTTATTTCAGGAGGAGCGATGTCTCAGGTTCAGAGTGGCATTTTGCCAGAACATTGCCGCGCGGCGATTTGGATTGAAGCCAATGTTAAAGGGGACGTGGATGCCCTGCGTGCGGCCAGTAAAGCGTTTGTTGATAAGCTGGCTACCTTCCAGGCCAAATTCCCGGAAGCGCACCTCGGCGCCGTTGTTGCCTTTGGCAATAACGTCTGGCGTCAGCTGAGCGGTGGCGAAGGGGCGGAAGAGCTGAAAGACTTCATCCCTTACGGCAAAGGTCTGGCTCCGGCAACCCAGTACGACGTGCTGATCCACATTCTCTCCCTGCGTCACGACGTGAACTTCTCCGTTGCCCAGGCGGCAGTAGCGGCCTTTGGCGACAGCATTGAGGTGCAGGAAGAGGTTCACGGCTTCCGCTGGGTGGAAGAGCGCGATCTAAGCGGATTCGTCGACGGCACCGAAAACCCGGCGGGCGAAGAGACGCGTCGTGAAGTCGCGGTAATCAAAGACGGCGTGGACGCGGGCGGCAGCTACGTGTTCGTGCAGCGCTGGGAGCACAACCTCAAGCAGCTTAACCGCATGAGCGTGCACGACCAGGAAATGATGATTGGTCGTACTAAAGAAGCCAACGAAGAGATCGACGGCGACGACCGTCCCGTTACCTCTCACCTGACCCGCGTTGACCTGAAAGAAGACGGCAAAGGGCTGAAGATTGTTCGCCAGAGCCTGCCGTACGGTACCGCCAGCGGCACGCTCGGCCTTTACTTCTGCGCCTACTGCGCGCGCCTCTATAACATTGAGCAGCAGCTGCTGAGCATGTTCGGCGATACCGACGGCAAGCGCGACGCCATGCTGCGCTTCACCAAACCGGTAACCGGCGGCTACTACTTTGCGCCGTCCGTTGAGTGTCTGCTGGCGCTGTAATGGCCTTTCTCCCTCTCCCTGTGGGAGAGGGCTGGGGTGAAGGCATCAGGCCTCACCCTTATTCCCTTTTCTGCTTCTAAATCACCAAACGGTATATAAAACCGTTACTCCTTTCATCCCCGTTATAAATATTATGACTATAAGATAGTCATCACATTTATAAGGGTGCGCAATGGCCGTTACTGTACTGAAAAAAGGAACTCTGGCGCTGGCAGGTTTACTGCTGGTGGCACAGGCGCAGGCGACTGAACTGTTGAACAGTTCGTATGACGTCTCCCGCGAGCTGTTTGCCGCCCTTAATCCACCGTTCGAACAGCAGTGGGCGAAAGACAATAACGGCGACAAGCTGACCATCAAACAGTCCCACGCCGGATCGTCCAAGCAGGCGCTGGCGATTTTGCAGGGCCTGAAAGCAGATGTGGTGACTTACAACCAGGTGACTGACGTGCAGATCCTGCACGACAAAGGCAAGCTGATCCCAGCGGACTGGCAGAGCCGACTGCCGAACAACAGCTCCCCGTTCTATTCCACCATGGGCTTCCTGGTGCGTAAGGGCAACCCGAAGAATATCCACGACTGGAGCGACCTGGTGCGTTCCGACGTGAAGCTGATTTTCCCTAATCCAAAAACTTCCGGTAACGCGCGTTATACCTATTTAGCCGCGTGGGGCGCGGCGGACAAGGCTGACGGTAACGATAAAGCCAAAACCGAGCAGTTCATGACCCAGTTCCTGAAAAACGTCGAAGTGTTTGATACCGGCGGCCGCGGGGCGACAACGACCTTCGCGGAGCGCGGTCTCGGCGATGTTCTGATCAGCTTTGAATCGGAAGTAAATAATATCCGCAAACAGTACGAAGCGCAGGGCTTCGAGGTCGTTATCCCGAAAACCAACATCCTGGCCGAGTTCCCGGTGGCGTGGGTGGATAAAAACGTGCAGGCGAACGGTACCGAGAAAGCGGCAAAAGCCTACCTCAACTACCTGTACAGCCCGCAGGCGCAGACCATCATTACCGATTATTACTATCGCGTGAATAACCCGGACGTGATGAACAAACTGAAAGACAAATTCCCGCAGACCGCGCTGTTCCGCGTGGAAGATCATTTCGGCTCCTGGCCTGATGTGATGAAAACGCATTTTGCCAGCGGCGGTGAGTTAGACAAACTGCTGGCGGCGGGGCATAAGTAATGTTTGCAGTTTCGACAAAACGCGTGCTGCCGGGCTTTACCTTAAGCCTCGGGACCAGCCTGCTGTTCGTCTGCCTGATCCTGCTGTTGCCGCTCAGCGCGCTGGTGATGCAGCTTGCTCAGATGAGCTGGGCGCAGTACTGGGACGTGGTCACCAACCCGCAGGTGGTGGCGGCCTACAAGGTGACGCTGCTGTCGGCGTTTGTTGCCTCCATTTTTAACGGCGTGTTTGGCCTGCTGATGGCGTGGATCTTAACCCGCTATCGCTTCCCGGGTCGCACGCTGCTTGACGCCCTGATGGATCTGCCGTTTGCGCTGCCGACGGCGGTGGCGGGCTTAACCCTCGCGTCGCTCTTCTCCGTGAACGGGCTGTACGGCGAGTGGCTGGCGAAATTTGACATCAAAGTGACCTACACCTGGCTCGGTATCGCGGTGGCGATGGCCTTTACCAGCATCCCGTTTGTGGTTCGTACCGTGCAGCCGGTGCTGGAAGAGTTGGGTCCGGAATACGAAGAAGCGGCGGAAACGCTCGGCGCCACGCGCTGGCAGAGCTTCCGCAAGGTGGTTTTGCCGGAGCTCTCTCCTGCGCTGATGGCGGGCGTTGCGCTGTCGTTTACCCGCAGCCTCGGTGAGTTTGGCGCGGTGATTTTTATCGCCGGGAACATCGCCTGGAAAACAGAAGTCACCTCGCTGATGATTTTCATCCGTTTGCAGGAGTTTGATTATCCGGCGGCGAGCGCGATTGCCTCGGTGATCCTGGCGGCCTCGCTGCTGCTGCTGTACTCGATTAACACTCTGCAAAGTCGCTTTGGTCGACGTGTGGTAGGTCACTGATGGCGGAAGTTACGCAATTGAAGCGATACGATGCACCCCGCATCAACTGGGGTAAATGGTTTCTGATTGGGGCGGGCGTGCTGGTTTCCGCCCTCATTCTCGTCGTGCCGACGGTTTATATCTTCGTTCAGGCGTTCAGCAAGGGGCTGATGCCCGCGCTGGAAAACCTGGCGAACCCGGATATGCTGCATGCCATCTGGCTGACCGTGCTGATTGCGCTGATCACCGTGCCGGTGAACCTCGTGTTCGGGACCCTGCTGGCCTGGCTGGTAACCCGCTTTAACTTCCCGGGACGTCAGCTGCTGCTGACCCTGCTGGACATTCCTTTCGCCGTATCGCCGGTGGTGGCGGGTCTGGTGTACCTGCTCTTTTACGGCTCCAACGGCCCGTTGGGCGGCTGGCTGGACGAGCATAACCTGCAGATCATGTTCGCCTGGCCGGGCATGGTGCTGGTCACCATCTTCGTGACCTGTCCGTTTGTGGTGCGTGAGCTGGTGCCGGTGATGTTAAGCCAGGGGAGCAACGAAGACGAAGCGGCGGTGCTGCTGGGCGCGTCCGGCTGGCAGATGTTCCGTCGCGTGACGCTGCCGAATATCCGCTGGGCGCTGCTTTACGGCGTGGTGCTGACCAACGCCCGCGCGATTGGTGAGTTCGGTGCCGTTTCCGTCGTCTCCGGCTCCATCCGGGGTGAAACCCTGTCGCTGCCGCTCCAGATTGAGCTGCTGCAGCAGGACTACAACACCATCGGCTCGTTTACTGCCGCAGCGTTGCTGACGCTGATGGCCATCTTGACCCTGTTTTTGAAGAGTGTGGTGCAGTGGCGTTTAGAAAATCAGGAAAAACGTCAGCATCAGGAGGGAAATCATGAGCATTGAGATTGCCAATATTAAGAAGTCTTTTGGTCGCACCCAGGTGCTGAATGATATCTCGCTGGATATCCCTTCCGGACAAATGGTGGCGCTGCTGGGGCCGTCCGGCTCGGGCAAAACCACGCTGCTGCGTATTATCGCCGGGCTTGAGCATCAGACCAGCGGGCACATCCGCTTCCACGGCACCGACGTGAGCCGTCTGCACGCCCGCGATCGTAAAGTAGGCTTTGTGTTCCAGCACTACGCGCTGTTCCGCCACATGACCGTGTTCGACAACATCGCGTTTGGCCTGACCGTGCTGCCGCGTCGCGAACGTCCGGATGCGGCAACCATTAAGGCGAAAGTGACCAAACTGCTGGAGATGGTGCAGCTGGCTCACCTGGCGGATCGTTTCCCGGCCCAGCTGTCCGGCGGGCAGAAACAGCGCGTGGCGCTGGCGCGCGCGCTGGCCGTTGAGCCGCAAATTCTGCTGCTGGATGAACCCTTCGGCGCGCTGGATGCGCAGGTGCGTAAAGAGCTGCGCCGCTGGCTGCGCCAGCTGCATGAAGAGCTGAAGTTCACCAGCGTCTTCGTGACCCACGATCAGGAAGAGGCGATGGAAGTTGCGGATCGCGTGGTGGTCATGAGCCAGGGCAACATTGAGCAGGTTGACGAGCCGGAGCAGCTCTGGCGTGAGCCGGCGACCCGCTTCGTGCTGGAGTTTATGGGCGAGGTAAACCGTCTGCAGGGCACTATTCGCGGCGGACAGTTCCACGTTGGCGCGCACCGCTGGCCGCTGGGCTATACCTCCGCGCATCAGGGGCCGGTCGATCTGTTCCTGCGTCCGTGGGAAGTGGACGTGAGCCGCCGAACCAGCCTGGATTCACCGCTGCCGGTGCAGGTGCTGGAAGCTAGCCCTAAAGGTCACTACACCCAATTGGTGGTACAGCCGCTGGGCTGGTATACCGAGCCGCTGACCGTGGTCATGCGCGACGACGTGCCGCCGCACCGGGGGGAGCGCCTGTTTGTTGGTTTGCAGCACGCCCGTATTTATCACGGGAAGGAGCGCATCGAGACGCGCGAGGATATTGCTCTGGCGGAGTCAGCCTGATAGGTTAGGATTACGTAGTTTTGCCGGGTGGCGCTGCGCTTACCCGGCCTACAATATGACGTCTGTAGGCCCGGTAAGCGAAGCGCCACCGGGCTTTTTATTGGACAGCGATCATGAATACACTAGAACACACCATCGGCAACACTCCTCTGGTCAAGCTTCAGCGTATGGGTCCGGACAACGGCAGCGAAATCTGGGTCAAACTCGAAGGCAATAACCCGGCGGGGTCGGTGAAAGACCGCGCGGCGCTGTCGATGATTGTCCAGGCCGAAAAACGTGGAGAAATTAAGCCAGGCGACGTGCTGATTGAGGCCACTAGCGGCAACACCGGTATCGCCCTGGCGATGATTGCCGCGCTGAAAGGCTACCGCATGAAGCTGCTGATGCCGGACAACATGAGCCAGGAGCGCCGCGCCGCGATGCGTGCCTACGGGGCCGAGCTGATTCTGGTGACCAAAGAGCAGGGAATGGAAGGCGCGCGCGACTTAGCGCTGGAGATGGCCGGGCGCGGTGAAGGTAAACTGCTGGATCAGTTCAACAACCCGGACAACCCGTACGCGCACTACACCACCACCGGCCCGGAAATCTGGCAGCAAACCGACGGGCGTATCACCCATTTTGTCTCCAGCATGGGCACCACAGGCACCATTACCGGGGTATCGCGTTTTCTGCGCGAGCAGGAAAAAGCCGTCACCATCGTTGGCCTCCAGCCGGAAGAGGGGAGCAGCATTCCGGGGATTCGCCGCTGGCCGGCGGAGTATATGCCCGGCATCTTTAATGCGCAGCTGGTGGATCAGGTGCTGGATCTTCACCAGCGCGAGGCGGAAAATACCATGCGTGAGCTGGCCGTGCGCGAAGGTATCTTCTGCGGCGTCAGCTCGGGCGGCGCGGTAGCGGGGGCGATTCGGGTGGCGCAGGCAAACCCGGGGGCGGTAGTAGTGGCGATTATTTGCGATCGCGGCGATCGCTATCTGTCTACCGGCGTCTTTGGTGAAGAGAGTTATTCGCAGGGGGCGGGGATTTAAGCGTCATGGAGATGATTCTATTCCGGGATAACACCCGGGCGCAGCAAACCGACATTGTCGCAGTGCAGTCGCAGGTGGTTTACGGCAGCGTGGGGAACAGCATTGCGGTACCGAATATTCGTACCCACAGGCTGAACGTCACCGCCGTGCCGACGGTACTGTTTAGCAACACGCCGCATTACGACACGTTTTATGGTGGGGTGATCCCCGACGAGTGGTTCAGCGGCTATCTTAAGGCACTGGAAGAGCGCGAGATCCTGCGCGAGCTTAAAGCGGTCACCACCGGCTATATGGGCAGCGCCAGCCAGATCGTCCTGCTGGCTCAATGGCTGAAGGCGGTCAAAGCGCAGCATCCTGACCTTCTGGTGCTGGTCGACCCGGTTATCGGCGATATCGACAGCGGTATGTACGTCAAGCCCGAGATCCCGCAGGCGTATCGGGAGCACCTGCTGCCGCTGGCGCAGGGGATCACACCAAACGTCTATGAGCTGGAGGTGTTAAGCGGCAAACCGTGCCGTACGCCCGAAAGCGCCATCGCGGCGGCGCAAGGACTGCTCTCCGATAGCCTGAAATGGGTGGCTATCACCAGCGCGCCGGTGGCCGATGAACCGGAAAACATCCACGTGGTGCTGGTGACGAATGAAGGCGTGACCGTCAGCGCGCATCCGCGCGTAGAAACCGATCTGAAAGGGACGGGCGACCTGTTCTGTTCAGAGCTGGTGAGCGGAATTGTTGAGGGGAAAACCGTTGCCGATGCCATTCGCATGGCCGGCGATCGGGTGACTGACGTGATGCTCTATACCCAGTCGAAGGGCTACGACGAGCTTATCCTACCGGCATAAACAAAAATGGCGCCCGAAGGCGCCATTTTTCTGTGCGGCAAGAATTACTTCTTGATGCGGATAACCGGAGTTTCACCCACGGTGACGCTGCCAGACAGTTTGATCAGTTCTTTGATTTCGTCCATGTTGGAGATAACAACCGGCGTCAGGGTAGACTTGGCTTTTTCTTCCAGCAGTGGCAGATCGAATTCAATTACCGGGTCGCCAACTTTAACACGCTGGCCTTCTTCCGCGATACGTTTGAAGCCTTCGCCTTTCAGTTCAACGGTGTCGATACCGAAGTGAACGAACAGTTCGATACCGCTATCAGATTCGATAGAGAACGCATGGTTGGTTTCAAAAATTTTACCGATGGTGCCGTCAACTGGAGCAACCATTTTGTTGCCAGTTGGTTTGATAGCAATGCCATCACCAACGATTTTCTCAGCAAACACTACATCCGGCACGTCTTCGATGTTGACGATCTCGCCGGAGAGCGGAGCAACAATCTCAATAGTTCCGGAGTCTTTCTTATCATCAGAAACCAGAGATTTCAGTTTATCGAACAAACCCATGATCTTCTCCTAAGCAGTAATTTGGGCCGCATCTCGTGGATTAGCAGATTGTTTTTTCTTCAATGAACTTGTTAACCAGCGTCATTAACTCGTCCGTTGTCGGTTGAGCAAGAGCCTGCTCTGCTAACACCTTCGCATCTTCGAAGTTCGTGTTACGGATAATCTTCTTAATGCGCGGGATGGAAATGGCGCTCATAGAGAATTCGTCCAGACCCATACCCAGCAACAGAAGTGTAGCACGTTCGTCGCCTGCAAGCTCACCACACATGCCAGTCCATTTACCTTCTGCATGAGAAGCATCAATAACTTGCTTGATCAAGTTCAGTACGGACGGTGACATTGGCTGGTAGAGATGTGAAATCATATCATTACCACGGTCAACTGCCAGGGTGTACTGCGTTAAATCATTGGTGCCGATACTAAAGAAATCAACTTCTTTGGCTAAATGACGCGCAATGGTCGCCGCCGCAGGTGTTTCCACCATCACGCCGATCTCGATTGACTCGTCAAACGCTTTACCTTCGTCGCGCAGTTCCTGTTTGTAGATTTCGATCTCTTTCTTCAGTGCACGCACTTCTTCAACAGAGATGATCATCGGGAACATGATGCGCAGTTTACCGAAAGCAGAGGCACGCAGGATCGCGCGAACCTGGTCACGCAGGATCTCTTTACGATCCATCGCGATACGGATTGCACGCCAGCCCAGGAACGGGTTCTCTTCTTTCGGGAAGTTCATGTACGGCAGCTCTTTGTCGCCGCCGATGTCCATGGTACGGACGATAACCGCCTGAGAACCACACGCTTCAGCCACGGCTTTATAGGCAGCAAACTGCTCTTCTTCCGTTGGCAGCGCGTCGCGGTCCATGAACAGGAATTCTGTACGATAGAGACCTACGCCTTCCGCACCGTTGCGCTCAGCGCCATCAACGTCGCGGACGGTACCGATGTTTGCGCACACTTCTACCTGATGGCCGTCCAGGGTGATGGCTGGCAGGTCTTTCAGCTTAGCGAGTTCCGCTTTTTCAGTCGCAACCTGCTCCTGAACCGCGCGCAGTTTATCGATCTCTTCATTGGTTGGGTTGACGTAAACCAGATTGTTTACGGCATCCAGAATCAGATAGTCGCCGTTTTTCACCTGAGAGGTGACGCTACCGGTACCCACGATGGCAGGCAGTTCCAGAGAGCGCGCCATGATAGAGGTGTGTGAGGTACGGCCACCCGCGTCGGTGATGAAACCGAGGACCTTTTTCAGGTTCAGCTGTGCGGTTTCAGACGGGGTGAGGTCAGCGGCAACCAGGATAACTTCATCCTGAATCGCGCTCAGATCGATGATGGCCAGACCCAGGATGTTGCGCAGCAGGCGCTTACCGATGTCACGTACGTCAGCCGCACGCTCTTTCAGGTATTCATCATCCAGTTCTTCCAGGGCAGTTGCCTGACCTTCGATAACTTCATGCGCAGCCGCGTCGGCCGTCATGCCTTTATCTTTAATCAGGGCTATGATTTCCTGCTCCAGCTCCTCATCTTCGAGCAGCATGATGTGCCCTTCGAAGATGGCTTCTTTTTCTTCACCGAAAGTTTCGCCAGCTTTAGTTTTGATTGCTTCCAGTTGCGCAGATGCCTTGGCACGACCGCTCAGAAAACGTTCAACTTCCTGATCAACCTTGTCGGCAGAAATTTTTTTCCGGTCGATGACGATCTCGTCTTCTTTCAGCAGCAGTGCTTTGCCGAAAGCGATACCCGGGGATGCTAAAATGCCTGAAATCATAACCCTACCTTACTTGTGACTGATATTTAAAAGAACCCGGAAACTTACTCGAGCTCAGCCATCAGTTTTACCAGATGCTCAACTGCTTTCTGCTCGTCTTCACCTTCTGCAGAGATGGTGACAACGGTGCCCTGAGTCAGGCCCAGAGTCTGCAGTTTGAACAGGCTTTTTGCGCTCGCGCTTTTGCCGTTGGAAGTCACAGTGATTTCAGAAGTGAAGCCTTTTGCTTCTTTAACAAACTGAGCAGCAGGGCGGGTGTGCAGACCGTTCGGAGCGGTAATGGTAACTTCTTGCTGGAACATTGTATTTCCCCAACTTATAGGTTTAGTGTTGTGGAACTAAAGTCTAGCCTGGCGACTGAACTTTAGCCTGTATTGTTAGCGCTGACGTTTCGATCGTCATTAAACATTATGCAGCGAAAGCAAGACTTGAACCAAATCATAAAATCGATTCAGCAAGGCTATTTCATTCACCGATTAATTTCACGCATCAAAATAATTGCTGGTTTAAATACCAGACCCAACGGGGTGAAGCAATGCCAGGAGGGGCAAAAGTTTGAAGCAGGCCACAAAAAAGCACCTGAAAAGGTGCTTTTTTACGCGTTATTAACATGCTGGCACTACTGTTGCAGCTCTTTTTCGGTAAACAGATCGGCAAACAGTGCGGTGCTCAAGTAACGCTCGCCCGAAGAAGGAAGGATAACCACAATATTCTTGTTGGTAAAGGCTTCATCTTCCTGAAGCTTGAGCGCTGCCGCAACGGCTGCACCGGAAGAGATACCCGCCAGAATGCCTTCTTCATCCATCAGGCGACGCGCGGTAGAAATGGCTTCTTCGTTAGTGATAGTCACCACTTTATCGATCAGCTTCAGATCCAGGTTGCCCGGAATGAAGCCTGCGCCAATACCCTGAATTTTATGCGGGCCTGGCTTAAGCTCTTCACCCGCCAGTGCCTGGGTGATAACCGGTGAGTCAGTTGGCTCAACGGCAACGGTGATCAGGTCTTTTTTACCCTTTGTGCCTTTAATATAGCGTGACACGCCGGTCAGCGTACCGCCGGTACCGACCCCGGAGATAAAGACGTCAACCTGGCCGTCGGTATCTTCCCAGATTTCCGGACCGGTGGTCTTCTCGTGAATTTCCGGGTTAGCCGGGTTGCTGAACTGCTGCAGCAGCAGATATTTCGCCGGATCGCTGGCCACAATCTCTTCAGCTTTCTGAATGGCGCCCTTCATGCCCTTCGCGCCTTCGGTCAGCACCAGGTTCGCGCCCAGCGCTTTGAGCAGCTTACGACGCTCGATGCTCATGGTTTCTGGCATGGTCAGCGTCAGCTTGTAGCCACGCGCGGCGGCAACATAGGCCAGAGCGATACCGGTATTGCCGCTGGTCGGTTCCACCAGCTCAACGCCAGGCTTCAGTACGCCACGTTTTTCAGCATCCCAAATCATGTTTGCACCGATACGGCATTTTACGCTGAAGCTCGGGTTACGTGATTCGACCTTCGCCAGAATGCGTCCATTACCGATACGGTTCAGTCGAACCAGGGGCGTATGACCGATAGTCAGCGAGTTGTCTTCATAAATCTTACTCATGGCCTGTCCTTAACTGTATGAAATTGGGATACCGACCCAGCATACCTGTTGAGCAGGTAGGGGGAAGTAAGGAATTCGCATATCTATATACTGCAAGGAAATAATGGGGATCAGTATGGAATAAGGGGCGGCATAAGCCACCCCTGCTTTACACATTTTTGCATTATTTCCATAACGCGTGCTTAGCACGGTAGCAGTCGACCCACATCGCCGTCGCGCCGCAGAC
This region of Enterobacter asburiae genomic DNA includes:
- the amiA gene encoding N-acetylmuramoyl-L-alanine amidase AmiA; protein product: MSTFKPLKALTSRRQVLKAGLAALTLTGIAKQAQAKDESTLKTSNGHSKPKTKKPGAKRLVMLDPGHGGIDTGAIGKNGSKEKHVVLAIAKNVRAILRSNGIDARLTRSGDTFIPLYDRVEIAHQHGADLFMSIHADGFTNPSAAGASVFALSNRGASSAMAKYLSDRENRADEVAGKKATDKDHLLQQVLFDLVQTDTIKNSLTLGSHILKKIKPVHRLHSKGTEQAAFVVLKSPSIPSVLVETSFITNPEEERLLGTTAFRQKIANAIASGIISYFNWFDNQKAHSRKR
- a CDS encoding GNAT family acetyltransferase, encoding MEIRVFRQEDFEEVITLWERCDLLRPWNDPEMDIERKLNHDVSLFLVAEVNGEVVGTVMGGYDGHRGSAYYLGVHPEYRGRGIANALLNRLEKKLIARGCPKIQIMVREDNDVVLGMYERLGYEHSDVLSLGKRLIEDEEY
- a CDS encoding DUF2919 domain-containing protein, yielding MKSTEIHPADYDAQGRVRLPFLFWCVMLLQARTWVLFVMAAASRGQGDTLLNLFYPDHDAFWLGLLPGVPAVVAFLCSGRRHAIPRFWRALRWLLILAQVALLFWQPVLWWYGEPPTGTGVALVVADIVALLWLLTNPRLRACFAHQDD
- a CDS encoding RpoE-regulated lipoprotein; translation: MKSLRLLLCALPLALTGCSTLSSINWSAAYPWNWFGSSTEVTEQGVGKITAATSLDHDAIQDALSSDYRLRSGMKTENGNIVRYYEALKGDKLALVINGDKGTVNRIAVMDEDIPTASGVKVGTPFSDLYKQAFGNCTSLPSDDKVAVECKAEGSQHISYVFTGTWSGPEGLMPSDDTLRSWKVSKILWKQ
- a CDS encoding Dyp-type peroxidase; the encoded protein is MSQVQSGILPEHCRAAIWIEANVKGDVDALRAASKAFVDKLATFQAKFPEAHLGAVVAFGNNVWRQLSGGEGAEELKDFIPYGKGLAPATQYDVLIHILSLRHDVNFSVAQAAVAAFGDSIEVQEEVHGFRWVEERDLSGFVDGTENPAGEETRREVAVIKDGVDAGGSYVFVQRWEHNLKQLNRMSVHDQEMMIGRTKEANEEIDGDDRPVTSHLTRVDLKEDGKGLKIVRQSLPYGTASGTLGLYFCAYCARLYNIEQQLLSMFGDTDGKRDAMLRFTKPVTGGYYFAPSVECLLAL
- a CDS encoding sulfate ABC transporter substrate-binding protein; protein product: MAVTVLKKGTLALAGLLLVAQAQATELLNSSYDVSRELFAALNPPFEQQWAKDNNGDKLTIKQSHAGSSKQALAILQGLKADVVTYNQVTDVQILHDKGKLIPADWQSRLPNNSSPFYSTMGFLVRKGNPKNIHDWSDLVRSDVKLIFPNPKTSGNARYTYLAAWGAADKADGNDKAKTEQFMTQFLKNVEVFDTGGRGATTTFAERGLGDVLISFESEVNNIRKQYEAQGFEVVIPKTNILAEFPVAWVDKNVQANGTEKAAKAYLNYLYSPQAQTIITDYYYRVNNPDVMNKLKDKFPQTALFRVEDHFGSWPDVMKTHFASGGELDKLLAAGHK
- the cysT gene encoding sulfate/thiosulfate ABC transporter permease CysT encodes the protein MFAVSTKRVLPGFTLSLGTSLLFVCLILLLPLSALVMQLAQMSWAQYWDVVTNPQVVAAYKVTLLSAFVASIFNGVFGLLMAWILTRYRFPGRTLLDALMDLPFALPTAVAGLTLASLFSVNGLYGEWLAKFDIKVTYTWLGIAVAMAFTSIPFVVRTVQPVLEELGPEYEEAAETLGATRWQSFRKVVLPELSPALMAGVALSFTRSLGEFGAVIFIAGNIAWKTEVTSLMIFIRLQEFDYPAASAIASVILAASLLLLYSINTLQSRFGRRVVGH